CCCGCTCCCTGTTCCGGTAGACTGTGCAACCCTGGCTGCCGGATCGGCCGGCTTCCCCCGGAAAGCGCGGCCGTGGCCCCCCGCTTTACCCGACGCGCCGCCCGCTCGCCCGATCGAAAAACAGGAGGTCCCGGGGCGCAATGGCGAACCGCGCCGGCTCGCCCGCGCGCATTTCCCGGGTCACGCCCGCCACCGTGAGCACCGTCTCCCCGAACTTCAGCGTCACGACATACTGATCGCCGAGGTACTCGCAGCCGATGACGCTCGCGGCAAAGCGCCCCTCCGGTTCGATCCGGATTTTCTCCGGCCGCACCGCCGCGGTGAGTTCTCCCGCCGGCGGCGCCGCCCCCAGCTCGCTCCGTGCAAACCCGAACACCGAGATCCCCTCGCCGTCGGCCGTCACCGGCACCGCGTTGATCCGCGGCGACCCGACGAACTGGGCGGCGAACAGCGTCGCCGGCTCGTTGTAGAGCTGCTCCGGGGTCCCGAGCTGGACCAGCCGCCCTTCGTGGAGCAGCCCGATCCGGTCGGCCATGGTGAGCGCCTCGGCCTGGTCGTGGGTCACGTGGATCATCGTCGTCCCCAGCCGCTTCTGGAGACCCACAATCTCCACCCGCATGCGCGCCCGGAGATCGGCGTCGAGATTCGACAGCGGCTCATCCAGTAGGAAAAGGGCCGGCTCGCGGATGATGGCGCGCCCGAGCGCCACCCGCTGGCGCTGGCCGCCCGAGAGCTGGCCCGGCCGAAGTTTCAACCGGTCTTCCAGCCCCAGCAGCGCCGCCGTCCGCGCCACCAAAAGCATGCGCTCCGCCCGCGACACCTTCGCCACTTTCAGCGGAAAGGCCAGGTTCTGCTCCACTGTCATGTGCGGGTAGAGCGAGTAGTTCTGAAACACCATGGCGACGTTGCGGTCTTTCGGCGGGAGCCGGTCGATCCGCCGCTCCCCCAGGAGGATCTCCCCCCGGTCGAGTTCCTCCAGGCCGGCGATCAGCCGGAGCAGGGTCGATTTGCCGCACCCCGACGGACCCAGCAGGACAAGCAGTTCCCCCGCGGCCAGTTCGAGCGACACATCCTCCAGGACCGACCGCCCGTCGAACTCCTTCCGGATCTCCCGCAGCACCAGTTCCGGCATTACTGCACCCCCGCGATTCGTCCGCCGCTGATCTCAAACCGTCGGCTCTGCGCCTGCAGGGCCGAA
This genomic stretch from Candidatus Zixiibacteriota bacterium harbors:
- a CDS encoding ABC transporter ATP-binding protein yields the protein MPELVLREIRKEFDGRSVLEDVSLELAAGELLVLLGPSGCGKSTLLRLIAGLEELDRGEILLGERRIDRLPPKDRNVAMVFQNYSLYPHMTVEQNLAFPLKVAKVSRAERMLLVARTAALLGLEDRLKLRPGQLSGGQRQRVALGRAIIREPALFLLDEPLSNLDADLRARMRVEIVGLQKRLGTTMIHVTHDQAEALTMADRIGLLHEGRLVQLGTPEQLYNEPATLFAAQFVGSPRINAVPVTADGEGISVFGFARSELGAAPPAGELTAAVRPEKIRIEPEGRFAASVIGCEYLGDQYVVTLKFGETVLTVAGVTREMRAGEPARFAIAPRDLLFFDRASGRRVG